The window GAGTTGATCTCAGGACGTTAACAAGTACCGAAGATCTTCAGAAATGTCTTAACGCGGTAAAGGAGAACGCATTTGAGGTGTCTGAGTATCCTGTTGTACTTACTTTAGAAGACCATTTGAATCCAGATCTTCAGAAGAAAGTCGCTAAGGTAAGATTCTGATAAATCATGGAATCTTGTTTAAATCACTGAGCTTCATTGATGGTGAAACATTAAAGAAGTTCTGTTTTTAAGAACCCTAATAGTTTACTTGTCATTCAAGTAACCTTACCTGCTATAACTAAATGTTTGTAGATGGTGAGTAAGACTTTTGGAGGAACATTATTCCGATGCAGGGACGAACATAAAAAGTGTTTTCCTTCACCAGAAGCACTCAAGAATAAGATATTGATGTCAACAAAGCCACCAAAAGAGTATCTCCAGACCCATATCTCTCAAGGAGCAACAACAGCTGAATCTATAAATACAGAAGAACTGATTCAAGATGAAGATGAGAAGACTGTAGCAGTGGAATACAGAGACTTGATCTCGATTCACGCTGGTAACCGCAAAGGAGGACTGAAGAACTGCTTGAATGGGGATCCTAACCGAGTCATACGGTTAAGCATGAGCGAGCAGTGGCTAGAAACTCTGGCTAAAACTCGTGGACCTGATATAGTAAAGTTCACTCAGAGGAATATTCTGAGGATATTTCCCAAGGCTACACGTTTTGACTCATCAAATTATGATCCTCTTGTTGGATGGATTCATGGTGCTCAAATGGTTGCCTTCAATATGCAAGTAAGAGATTTAGACATAAATATAGGTTTTCAATAGAAATGTATATAGCAATTAtacttgttttttgttttaataaacgCAGAGTCATGGGAAGTTCTTGTGGATGATGCAAGGAATGTTTAAAGCCAATGGTGGATGTGGTTATGTGAAAAAGCCTGATGTTTTGCTCTCTAATGGTTCTGTGGGTAAATTTTTTGACCCTTACAGTCAAGATCTCCAGATCAAGACAACTCTTAAGGTTCTGTCTTTGTCTCTGTCTCTGTCTCCTTTTCATCCGTTCCTTGAACAGCAAGAAACGTTCTTAGCGTTGTGTATGTGAATGTGATGTATGATTTAGGTGAAAATTTACAATGGAGAAGGATGgaatttagatttttctcaaGATCATTTTGATCGATACTCTCCTCCCGATTTCTACGCAAGGGTAAGTGTTCACTAATACGAAGCAGCTGATAAAATAACTCGGTTTCCAAGAGCCCTAATAGGTTACTTGTCATTCAAGTCACTTCACcttctatattattttattttttaaaatttcaggtCGGAATCGCAGGAATACCTTTAGACACAATAAGTTACAGAACAGAAACAGATACAGACGAATGGTTTCCGGTTTGGAATGAAGAATTCGAGTTCCCATTGCGTGTTCCGGAGTTAGCTCTTCTGTGTATCACAGTCAAAGACCACGACAAGAATACTCAGAACGATTTCGCCGGCCAGACATGTCTTCCGTTGTCGGAGATCAGGCCCGGAATTCGTGCCGTCCGACTCCATGATCGTCTCGGAGACGTCTTCAAGCACGCGAGACTGCTCGTGCGGTTTGTCTTGGAGCCTCGTGTGTGTCAAAAAATTAAGTGACGGTAAGCTAGTCGTACGTACTAAGCAAGAGATGCTAGAATAATTGATTATGATGagcaaaattattaaatttgtgGTTTTAATTTCATTAAATTTCAAACAGCtgataataatatttgtttaaagAGATGATGTGGTCCAGTAATACCAATTGTTTTCATTATGGCAACTCAAACTAAAGCAAAACTGCATTGTGCCATTATGGAAAATTTATACCAAAAAGCAAACTTTATCACGTCGAATATgaacaaaattgtttttaattgatCTCTCACCCAAATTTATCACGTCGCCTTTCACTTTGAATTTGACAATCACCCAATTTTATCACGTAAGCTCTCGTTTTGAATGGTGTCCAAAAAACTGGAAAAAGAATGTTAAGGCCGACATGACATCATGGTTTGTACACGTCATCCCCCAGTTTCACATAAACCTCATAATATGTGTCCTAATATTTGTGGCCTCCCGAATGTAACATCCCGAATGTACACGGCTAATGGATCATCCATGTCCACTCACTCGATCCGTAAACCCAATTTCATATGACAGACAGTGCGTTAATTTTCTAGGTCcgaaaattttgtttattgaccttgcaatcaccacatgactTTTCTCCGTGTTTTGATATCACTCACACGGTATCGCGAATCaattcttaaacattttcataggTATATTACATATTGATTGAGATTTGAAAGGTAAAATCAGTTGGATAGACACAATATAACACTCAGTTGTCGTTTCTTTATAAACACATGACGGACACGACACGACACGACTCTGTAACAGAAATTTTATAAGATCAATTTcataaccaaaaataaaaaataaagctcTGAGTCTCTGACCAAAAGAGAGATGAGTTTTGTTGTACTTCGTCTTGCTGTGTTTCTTCTGTTGACGCTTACAGTTACATCTTCATCCCCTAGTTCCGTTTCTGTTCCAGGTTTGgatctctcttctctttcgTTTTTATTGGTTCTATTCAATCTGTTTCTTGATCTCTGACTGATTTCATTTCGTTTGTTTAGTTATTGATAAGATTGGAATCGAAAGGAGATCGTTGATAGTCAACGTCAAGGATTATGATGGTCCGTCCGCAAACCCAAAACACAATCCCGGCACTCCTCCGGTTACTACCAGCCAACGCAGCCCCGGCAGAGGGTGACCTACCTCTTTAATTAACCCACAAGGGAAGAAGAAATGAATCTCTCAGTTTTACATGTTCAGTTTGTCCGAGATGAAATGAAAATTCTCTGTTTCTACACCTTTCTCCAATATGTATATTGATATCAATATGTGTCTTAGTCATTTCCACAcaatttcttataaataaaGTTTCTTGAAGAGGGTGATGTAACCAAAATGATTGAATGAAAGAGTACACGCTAGTTAAAACCAAAGGAACAAGGTATTGATTGCTACATCAGCAGCTTTTTGGGCACATGAGATCGATACACTGCTTGTGGAAAGGTTACACCTTCTCTGTACCTTTCATTATCGTCAGCTTCTTTCTTCTGATGATACTACCTCAGTAGCTACCTGAGACGATGCTCGGTCTTGTCAACTTTTTACTGATGAGATCTCTCAGCTCGATCTCTCCCGGGAACCTACCTTCTTTCAATTTAGAAAACACCTGCAAATAGAACCACCAGGTGGTACAAGTTACTATGACTGAACTTTAACATCTTGAAACATTCATTGATAAGTGAGTTAATACTACTAACCGGTTCCCCGTTGCAGAGAACTTCAAAGGCCCCTGAGCTTTGAAGGTAAGACTGCAGAAAGTTTCCGACAAGCCAAGTGGAAGCCATGGATCCAAATCTATTGGCCCTCAAGGAGTTGAACCAAGCAGGTGGCTGCGCAATTCCAATCAAGGGGAAAACACGATCACCTGCAACTATCATACCGATAACTCCCATCTGAACAACCGGTACAACCTTAGCTAGAAGGCGCTTTGGTGCTGGTGCTGGGTAGTTCGCGAGAATCAAATCTAAACCAGGAAACTCCGTCTCTAACATCTTCTTCATGGTCACTGCAGTTCCCCTGCACGGAGAGAACGAACAAGCTTTTAAAATGCGCAGAACAGCAGTCACACTGTTAAAAGCTAGAGAAGTTCAAAAGGTATCATCAGCTTCTAACATACATACATCAACAGGAATCTGATGTGTCAAGAAGTGCTACAGCTAAAAATAGATCTAGAAAGAGTAGCCAAACATGTTATGTGATTTAGCATTGATacataagaaacaaaaatcaaggatttttcaaattttatccCCCACATATGTTAAAGGCAATGACTTTACTTGTTAAAGACAATGAAACTGCCTAAAGGCAATGACTTTATTACTTGAAAGACACTGAAACTGATCAAAAGACTAATTCGACATTAATGTATCTAACTATAACTAAGCCTGATGCAGTCTCCAAAGTCCATGACTAGACTAACAATACTAGTGTAACTCACAAGAAGCAAcactgaaacaaaaacaaataagaaaaaaaaaatgataaaataaaattaaaaattacttgAAAGAACAGGAGACGCAGAAGTTGATCTCCACGGTGTTTCCATATCCAACAGCTCCTAAGCCACTTTGTTTCTGCAATTAGAGCAAGGAGGATCCAAGGGCGATATAAGTACTGTGAGATCACAAACAAACATACACGAGAACTTATACCTGAGAAGGGAAATCTAGGGTTTCGGGTGTGAACCCAGCCGGGCGCTGCTGGTGAGGGACATGCGGTGGTGGCTGATGAGGACGGTGAGGCGGAGGAGTGAATAGGTTGAAGAGATCCGAGCAAAATAAGAATATCGGTAAACCCAACAAGATCAACTGTGCTCTGTCCATGGCGATTTTCAATCTCCGATGATCAACAGAGTCAGAAGTAAAAAACAAAACCCGATCCAAGTAAGACAAATATATGTCTTGTTCGGATGCTGGAATAACGCTATCCCCCACTAGACATTACTCAATAAAAACTGACACAAAGCGGCTTACACTTTTCGTTTCTATTCAATTAGGCCCAAAACTTTTTAAAGTGACAATTTAATACCAAatcaaaaaaagagagaaaagccGACAGAGGTTGTGCGGCACCGGCTGTTTTGACCTTCTTCCGGGATTAAAACATATCGGGGGTTGCTAAACGACCAATAGTAGTCACGGATTAACTTagcttgttaaaaaaaaatacagtccAATGGGCTTATACTAAAAAGCCTTTTAGGGTTTTGTAAATAGCAGCGTGGAAGATCCGCAGCCGTTCATAAACTTCGCATTTTCCACCGTCGACGTCTTTATATACGAATCGAATCAACTCTCTCAATAGTCGATAACAAGGGTTTTAGCAGCGGCGATAATTATGAATCGACTCTTTGTTGCTAGATTTGGTGCACTCTAGGTAGGATATTGGTTTTGCGTCTGGATCTCTGGAATTGAAAGTTGGCTTCATCAGATAGTCTATGCGGATATGTTCGTTCCCATACGATTCGTTCCCTTGAAGCAATACTAATCGTGTTGCTTTTGTTATTTCATATATTCTCCCTTAATCATTCCAGCATTAATACTGTTAATTCTAGTTTGTTGCTGCTGATTAGGGAGCATAGCTTGAGCAACTACATGTCTTTTATGTtgtagtatttgtttttttcatagATATTTTCTTGGCAAGAACAGTGATGAGTCAGTTTACAGACCTGTAATGATTGCGGTAATGATCGCATTTCATTATGAACATCTAAGGGACTGAGTTCTTCctagtttttattgttttaatatttcgCTGACTTATGATTTAGTGTTCTTTTTGTTAATTCAATAAGAAGCTTATGaagataaaaatataactttttgaCTAGACCTGTCCAAGGCTTcggtctgatttttttttgtattgaaaGATTCGGATTCAGTGAAATTTTGTTGTGGATGATGagaacaaatatgaaaaacagTTATCCCTGGCTGAGGATTTAATCCCTCTGATGATTCATTTGTAATCTGACTCAACAAATATCAATTAATttcgatttaatttttttacttttgacgattttttt of the Brassica rapa cultivar Chiifu-401-42 chromosome A03, CAAS_Brap_v3.01, whole genome shotgun sequence genome contains:
- the LOC103856668 gene encoding phosphoinositide phospholipase C 1; the encoded protein is MKVTFKVCFCCARSFKVKSSEPPQEIKTLFDNYSENGRMSEDEMLRFVIQVQGETHADSNYVKDIFNMLKHHGVFHPRGLHLEEFYRYLLSDFNSPLPLSGEVWQDMTQPLSHYFLYTGHNSYLTGNQLNSRSSTEPIVKALRRGVRVIELDLWPNSSGTEAEVRHGGTLTSTEDLQKCLNAVKENAFEVSEYPVVLTLEDHLNPDLQKKVAKMVSKTFGGTLFRCRDEHKKCFPSPEALKNKILMSTKPPKEYLQTHISQGATTAESINTEELIQDEDEKTVAVEYRDLISIHAGNRKGGLKNCLNGDPNRVIRLSMSEQWLETLAKTRGPDIVKFTQRNILRIFPKATRFDSSNYDPLVGWIHGAQMVAFNMQSHGKFLWMMQGMFKANGGCGYVKKPDVLLSNGSVGKFFDPYSQDLQIKTTLKVKIYNGEGWNLDFSQDHFDRYSPPDFYARVGIAGIPLDTISYRTETDTDEWFPVWNEEFEFPLRVPELALLCITVKDHDKNTQNDFAGQTCLPLSEIRPGIRAVRLHDRLGDVFKHARLLVRFVLEPRVCQKIK
- the LOC103856669 gene encoding selT-like protein; this translates as MDRAQLILLGLPIFLFCSDLFNLFTPPPHRPHQPPPHVPHQQRPAGFTPETLDFPSQKQSGLGAVGYGNTVEINFCVSCSFKGTAVTMKKMLETEFPGLDLILANYPAPAPKRLLAKVVPVVQMGVIGMIVAGDRVFPLIGIAQPPAWFNSLRANRFGSMASTWLVGNFLQSYLQSSGAFEVLCNGEPVFSKLKEGRFPGEIELRDLISKKLTRPSIVSGSY